A region from the Trachemys scripta elegans isolate TJP31775 chromosome 22, CAS_Tse_1.0, whole genome shotgun sequence genome encodes:
- the R3HDM4 gene encoding R3H domain-containing protein 4 isoform X1 translates to MVVLTGREAGGGQAPEEPYLRIEDCLPPLGSSPSKRFSPSKRKQYYINQAIRNSDLIPKAKGRKSLQRLENTRYLMTLLERDECGNDDGELTHSAAPSIFTEACNNETYMEIWNDFMNRSGEEQERVLLYLEEEAKNKHKRKLPVKAEDKWKEHPAYTPKECFQRISRRLRTTLRRGRIPMGTLECLEEELLAFFSVTPHSVYTAMMDNSFERLLLHALCQYMDLVSASSDFEGKRQMKVSNKHRDFLPPELLLSAYLEQMS, encoded by the exons GAGGATTGAAGACTGCCTGCCTCCTCTGGGGAGCTCCCCATCCAAGAGGTTCTCCCCCTCCAAACGGAAGCAGTACTACATCAACCAGGCCATCCGCAACTCCGACCTCATCCCAAAGGCCAAGGGGCGCAAGAGCCTTCAGCGGCTGGAGAACA CTCGGTACCTGATGACCCTGCTGGAGCGGGACGAATGTGGGAATGACGATGGGGAACTCACGCActcggctgccccaagcatcttCACGGAGGCCTGCAACAACGAAACATACATGGAG ATCTGGAATGACTTCATGAACCGGTCTGGTGAGGAACAGGAGAGGGTCCTACTCTACCTAGAGGAAGAGGCCAAGAACAAGCACAAGAGGAAGCTCCCTGTTAAAGCGGAGGACAAGTGGAAAG AGCATCCTGCTTACACGCCGAAAGAATGTTTCCAGCGCATCAGCCGCCGGCTTCGCACCACCCTGAGACGAGGCAGGATCCCTATG GGGACCCTGGAGTGTCTGGAGGAGGAGTTACTGGCCTTTTTCTCCGTCACCCCTCACTCCGTCTACACAGCGATGATGGACAATAG cTTTGAGCGGCTGCTGCTCCACGCTCTCTGCCAGTACATGGACCTCGTCTCTGCCA GTTCTGACTTTGAAGGGAAACGCCAAATGAAAGTGAGCAACAAACACAGAGACTTCCTGCCCCCGGAGTTACTGCTGTCCGCCTACTTGGAGCAGATGAGCTGA
- the R3HDM4 gene encoding R3H domain-containing protein 4 isoform X2: protein MVVLTGREAGGGQAPEEPYLRIEDCLPPLGSSPSKRFSPSKRKQYYINQAIRNSDLIPKAKGRKSLQRLENTRYLMTLLERDECGNDDGELTHSAAPSIFTEACNNETYMEIWNDFMNRSGEEQERVLLYLEEEAKNKHKRKLPVKAEDKWKEHPAYTPKECFQRISRRLRTTLRRGRIPMGTLECLEEELLAFFSVTPHSVYTAMMDNRF from the exons GAGGATTGAAGACTGCCTGCCTCCTCTGGGGAGCTCCCCATCCAAGAGGTTCTCCCCCTCCAAACGGAAGCAGTACTACATCAACCAGGCCATCCGCAACTCCGACCTCATCCCAAAGGCCAAGGGGCGCAAGAGCCTTCAGCGGCTGGAGAACA CTCGGTACCTGATGACCCTGCTGGAGCGGGACGAATGTGGGAATGACGATGGGGAACTCACGCActcggctgccccaagcatcttCACGGAGGCCTGCAACAACGAAACATACATGGAG ATCTGGAATGACTTCATGAACCGGTCTGGTGAGGAACAGGAGAGGGTCCTACTCTACCTAGAGGAAGAGGCCAAGAACAAGCACAAGAGGAAGCTCCCTGTTAAAGCGGAGGACAAGTGGAAAG AGCATCCTGCTTACACGCCGAAAGAATGTTTCCAGCGCATCAGCCGCCGGCTTCGCACCACCCTGAGACGAGGCAGGATCCCTATG GGGACCCTGGAGTGTCTGGAGGAGGAGTTACTGGCCTTTTTCTCCGTCACCCCTCACTCCGTCTACACAGCGATGATGGACAATAG GTTCTGA